In Roseiconus lacunae, the DNA window GTGAAGATACCGGATTCCTTCTGGGATCTGTGTCCCGAAGCTCAGCTTACGGTAGATCACTGCCGGCCGAAGCACGCGCCCGGCCGTGTCACACGGTTGGCTCAATCACTTTCACGTTCGGGTTCGTTCACCACTGATCTTCGCCAAGCAAGATCTCTTTTAGAAGTCCGGCTCGTTTCACGCACCCGCTAAGTTTGCCGCGCAGCAAGTCGTTGAACTCGCCCCAAATTGGACCGCCCAAACTTTGGCAGCCTCGCCGTCTCGGTACCGGCGTTGCTGCTCGAAGAGAAATCGTTTCTGTCGCATCACGTCATGTCTCAAGCGACGAACATGTCGGTCATTCGATTCACCAGTTTTCGAATGTCGCGTTTTGGATGAGCCCAGCATGGCTGCAGCCGTTAGCCGTCCAGCTACATCTTGGTTCGGTCACCGTTCAGAATGGTCTCCGAGTCATCGCCGGTCAGAGAAACCGGGCGGCAGCGAAGAATTGCGAGTCGTCAGTTTTTGATTTGGTCAGTCAACGATTCCATTTGCGCTGTCAAGCGATCTCTGTGCACTCACCGAACCCAAGTTGCATCGGTGCTCACGACCTCCAGGAGTTCATCGAATGACGAGAAAACCGATGTCGATGCAACCTCTGCGTCGTCGGAAGTCTGCTATGTGCAAGTGGTCAGCGCACCTTTTCATTCTGGCTCCCCTCTCCCTCATCGTGAACACAAGCACCACTTGTGTTCACGATGAGGGAGAGGGGCTGGGGGTGAGGGGAGCCAGAGTGAACTAGAGTGTTTTCATTCCGAGGACATTCAATCATCCCATCACGAACGGACCGATGCAACGAGCTGCGATCGATAACAAGCATCGGTTGGACAAACCGTTGTTTCGTGGCGGAATCCCGGGTAGACATCGGTGGCGAGACCTCCGCGATTTTAGCGAAGACGCCCCCCGAATTTGACTCTGCCGAGGCTACGCGTGCAAAAACTGCCGCCGACAGCAAGGGCACTCGGCATCAATTCGTTCAACAAGAGCGTTGAACGCAGCCGGTTGTGGAGGCAACATCATCGTCTTGAATGCCGGTGGAACTGGGGGAGGGTATTGCTCGCAAGTAACTCCGGCGACGAATGCCCGCGAGTTTCGTTTTAGTGTCGCATCGTACGACAGAGACTGTAACACTCGGCGCGTTGACACGCTCGGTACACCTGTGGCATAGCTGATCCACATCGAACGCGATGACAGCGATGCTGTTGAAAACTTCCCAATGGTGTACCAACGATGTCTCAAAAGCCAGTTAACGGATTGATTGCGATCGCAGTTCTTTGCATGTTCGGAGCAGTTGCGAACGGACAAGACCGACCGACAGAGGTGACTGCTCTCAGACCATACGTTCCATCTGTTCGCGATCTAGCCAGGTATTCAACTCCTTCGCCGATCGATGAGTGGGAGTGGATGCTGACCTGCCAAGCAAGCTATTACGCCAACCCAAGTACGTTCATCGATATCGCTTTCTGGGCTGACTCTCGTTACCGCGACGACTTGGTGATCTCGCTTCACCAAACAGGCGTTGCGACCGGCATGCGGCGATGGGGATTCAATAAAGTGGAGATGTTCTACGACCGAACGTTCTTGACCGACACTCGTGGGTTTATCGCCTATAGCGACGATACCGTAGTCGTCTCATTCTCGGGTTCCGAGTTTTCAGATGGATTTGTCGATTGGTGGGGCACCGACGCGAACGTCTTGCTTGTTGACGGATCCGACTATGGCGTCGCTGGCCGTGTGCACATGGGGTTTGCCATGTCTGCTGAAACAGTCTACGCCCAGATTCTGGCAAGAGTCGACGCGGCGTCAAAAGCAGGCAAGCGTGTGTTGATCACCGGGCACAGCTTGGGCGGTGCGGTGGCAACACTGACGGCCAGTCGGCTGGAACGTGACGGAGTCGATGTCGCGGCACTTTATGCGTTCGCAAACCCGCTCGTTGGTGACGCCGAATTTTGCCTGGATCTCGCGTCAAGCGGCATCACTTGTGTTCGGACCTACAACCACTTGGATCCCGTACCGCGATACCCGATCAACTTATCCGTCATCCCATATTTGGCTTCGCTCGTCAGGGACTACGTGCACGTGCCGAGTATGGAAGTGTACTTTGACTCAGAGATGAACGCGGTGCTCTGTCCATCCCAAGAGCGTTTGGAGGACGAGCTCTACTTCTTGACTGCAGTCGATCCA includes these proteins:
- a CDS encoding lipase family protein, whose product is MSQKPVNGLIAIAVLCMFGAVANGQDRPTEVTALRPYVPSVRDLARYSTPSPIDEWEWMLTCQASYYANPSTFIDIAFWADSRYRDDLVISLHQTGVATGMRRWGFNKVEMFYDRTFLTDTRGFIAYSDDTVVVSFSGSEFSDGFVDWWGTDANVLLVDGSDYGVAGRVHMGFAMSAETVYAQILARVDAASKAGKRVLITGHSLGGAVATLTASRLERDGVDVAALYAFANPLVGDAEFCLDLASSGITCVRTYNHLDPVPRYPINLSVIPYLASLVRDYVHVPSMEVYFDSEMNAVLCPSQERLEDELYFLTAVDPRAHDTALYLLLTYANLSSQAIAVVPTPDI